In the Anaerolineae bacterium genome, AAAAGCCGAAATTTTCCAGAGCTTCGGCCTCAACGTCATTTCTCCCGTAACGCTGGCCGCTGAAGCCATAAGAAAATGTGTGGAGGGGATCCAATGTACATTATTATCGTCGGCGGAGGAAAAGTAGGCTATTACCTAAGCAAAACCCTTCTAGGAAGCGGACACGAAGTCCTGCTGGTAGAGAAAAATCCCCAGAGGGCCACATTCCTCACAGATGAATTGGGAGCTGACCATGTCTGGCTTGGGGATGGGTGCGATTCCCGCACCTTTGAGCGAATTGGCCTCAACAGGGCGGATGCGGTAATAGCGGTAACAGGAGATGACGAAGATAACTTTGTGATATGCCTTCTGGCCAAGAAGAAGTTCGGCGTCCCCCGCACTATAGCTCGCATCAACAACCCCCGCAACGCTAAAATCTTCACCCGTCTGGGAGTCGACGCCACTGTTTCGACCACTGAAATTATAGAAGCACAAATTGAGCGAGCCCTCCCAATCCCATCCCTGGTCCATCTCCTGGCCCTTAAAAGGGGTGGGGTGGAACTGGTGGAAGGTAAAGTGGCTCCCGGTTCCCCGGCCGATGGTCAGCGTATCCGTGATTTAGGCATCCCCGATGACGCCCTTATTGTGATGCTGGTGAGGGATGACCAGACCGTAGTTCCCTACGGTGATACGGTCCTGAAAGCAGGGGATGAGATCCTGGCAGTAACTTCTTCCCAGAGTAAAGAGGTGCTAAAGCACATCATCCTCGGCATATAAAGGAGGAAGATTTGGGAACCCTTTACGTAGTAGGGACACCAATTGGGAACCTGGAGGACATAACTCTGAGGGCGCTGCGGATACTGGGGGAGGTAAGCCTTATCGCCGCTGAAGATACCAGAAGAGCGCGGAAGCTTCTGGAACATTACGGGATAAAGAAGCCGGTGGTGAGCTACCATGAGTACAGCGGCAAAGGCCGGATCAGAGAACTCATCAAAGCTTTGCAAAAAGGCGATGTGGCCCTTATCTCCGATGCAGGGATGCCAGGCCTCTCAGATCCGGGTTACTCCCTCATAAAAGAAGCTATCGAAGAAGGGATAAACGTGGTGCCAGTGCCTGGCCCTTCAGCTCTGGTGACAGCCCTGGTGGTTTCGGGGCTTCCAACCCACTCTTTCATCTACCTGGGCTTTCTACCCCGAACCCCTTCCAAACGAAAGGACATCCTGGAGTGGGCCAGCCGTCAGCCCCACACCATCGTCCTTTTTGAAGCCCCCCACCGTCTGATAGAATGCCTGGAGGAACTTCTGGAGTTTTTTGGGAATCGCCCTGTAGCTGTGGCCAGGGAGCTCACCAAACTTCACGAGGAAATATGGCGCGGCACGCTCCAGGAGGCCCTGGAATATTTCCAGGCCAACCCACCCATCGGTGAGTGCACTCTGGTGATCGGCGGAGCGGAAGAGGAACGGTGGGATGAGGAAACAATTATGGAAAGCTTGAAAAATCTCCTGCAAGAAGGCCTTTCAGTGAAGGAAGCCTCCAAACAGCTGGCGGAGCTTTCAGGCTGGCCCCGGAGCGATTTATACCGTATGGCTTTAAAGATCAAAGCCTCGGAAACTAAACAGTGAAGCCATCTGGAGGGTAAGAAATGTTTCTTCTGGATAGCCCATCGGCCTGGAGCCAGTGGGACCAGGCCAATATGCTGGAGCAGATTTTCGGACTTCCTGAGCAGTGTCGGAAAGCATGGGAGGACGCCCAGAGGCAAAGCCTTCCCGCAGATTATAGGGGTGCCAAAAGCGTCCTCATCCTGGGAATGGGCGGCTCAGCCATAGGGGGAGACCTGGTAGCTGCCCTAGCCAGATACGAATCGCCCTGCCCGATTGTTGTATGCCGGGATTACCGCATCCCCTCGTGGGCTGGACCTGAAACTCTGGTGATAGCTTCAAGCTATTCCGGAAACACAGAAGAAACCCTTGCGGCTTTTGATCAGGCCTTAGAGGCAAGGGCACGCTGTGTGGCTGTCACCACCGGTGGTAAACTCGCTTCTCTGGCCCAGGAAAGAGGTGTCCCTCTCTGGCCCATAACCTACATCGGACAGCCCCGGTCAGCCATTGGTTACTCCGTGCTCTACCTCTTACGGATTCTGGAAGAAGCCGGCCTTATGGGAAACAAGACGGAAGAGGTGGAGAAAGCCATCCGCCTTATGGAAAACCTCAGGGAAAGGATAAAGCCAGAGGTTCCAACGGACAGCAACCCGGCCAAGAAGCTGGCTCTGGACCTTTACGGGGCGATCCCTGTTATCTACGGTCCTGGATTTCTCGCCGCAGTGGCAAGGAGGTGGAAAGGCCAGTTCAACGAGAACTCTAAAAATTGGTCCTTCTATGAAGAACTCCCTGAAGCCCACCACAATGCCGTTGTGGGTTACCCAAATCCTTCCGAAAGCAAGAACAAATTTGTGGTAATCGTTCTGGATTCCTCCCTTGAACATCCCAGGCATGAAGCTCGCCTGAGGATAACGGAAGAAGTGCTGGCCATGGAAGGTATTCCGCAACGTTCGGTCAAAATAGAGGGGAGCACCTTTTTAGAGCAAATTTTCTGGAGCATTCATTTTGGGGATTTTGTAAGCTATTACCTGGCGCTGCTGAACAGAGCTGACCCTTCATCGGTGGAGGTTATAAGTTACATAAAGAGAAGGCTTGCTGGTTAGGGGAGTGAGAGTCCGGTTCTTCAGTCTTTTCCAATGGCTGGCTTTAATAATTCTCCTTCTGATTCCGCAATCTTCCATCGTCCCTCCGGCGAATGTTTTTGATTACCAAATTGAAAGTTACGTTTCGCCTTACCAGTTCAGCTTTGCCATTTGGGAAGCCAGGGCCCTATGGCGTAAAGCAGCCGCGCTCCCCATAGAAGGCTCTTCCAATGAGACTAAGCTGGTGAAAGAGTATTTCTCTCTTCTGGAAGAGATAAGCCGGAAAAAAGACCTTCTAACCCGGCTTTACGCCGGTGAAAGGACGAGGTACTCGGGCCAGGCCATATGGTGGTTTGAAGAGGAACTTAGGGTTTTGAGGCAGCGTCAGGCTTCTTTAAGCCCCAGGGTGGAAAAAATTCTGGAAAAGCAAGTTTCAGAAACCCTTAAGGACGAAGGGCTGACTACTTTAGGCTTTATCTGGCCTCCTCTAAGTTTCCAGTTTGAAAGCCCCCCTCTATACCTTGTCATCGCTCCGCGGGATGCTCTGGTGGTTCGTAAGGGAATTTATCTCCAGCCAGATATGCTTCTGAAAGAGCAAGAGGCTCTGGAAGAAAAAGTGGACAGACTTTTCAATGTTTCCTCCCTCGTGGTGGGCGTGGGAGGGCTATCAAGCTACCCGGCGATGATCTTAGACTACCCTTCCCTCGAGTTCGCCCTCAAAGCCATCGCTCACGAATGGTTCCACCATTACCTGCTCTTCAGGCCTCTTGGCTGGCATTACGGTGATAGCCCTGATATGATGGCTATTAACGAAACAGTAGCCTCTATCGCTGGGGATGAAATAGGGATAAAAACACTGCGGCGCTATTACCCCGAGCTTGCTCCGCCACCCCCGAAGGAAGAAGAAGTAAAGGAGCCCATTGTCTCCGAGTTCCAGCTGCTAATGAGGGAAACGCGCCTCAAGGTTGAGGAACTCCTCAAAGCAGGAGACATAGAAGGGGCTGAAAGGTATATGGAAGAAAGGAGAAAGCTTCTGGTCTCCAAGGGATACTACATCCGGAAGCTGAACCAGGCCTACTTTGCTTTCTTTGGCTCCTATGCGGCCGAACCAGGCCACCCCAACCCGATAGGGGAAAAGCTGAGGCTTCTGAGAAGGAGAACCGGCTCGTTGAGGGAATTTATCCGGCTTGTGGAGGGAATTTCCTCCCCGGAGGGTCTGGAAAGGGTCCTTCAGAAGGTTCAGCAGAGCCAGTAGAAGAAAATAGATACTGCCATTCCTATAAAAGCCCCTACCAGGACTTCAAAGGGCGTGTGCCCCAGAAGTTCCCAGAGGCGTTTCTCACTCAAAGGATGCCCTTGGAAGAGTTCTTCCAAAATCTGGTTTAGAATTCTGGCCTGGATGCTGGCTGCCCTGCGCACTCCAGCCGCATCATACATTACAATGAGAGCAAAGATAAGGCTTATGGCAAAAGCAACGGAGGAAAACCCCTCCCACAGGCCCACCGAAGTCGCCAGAGCTGAAACCAGTGCTGAATGGGAACTGGGCATTCCCCCAGCGCTCACGAGAAGCCTAAAGTTAAGCTTCCCCTTTCGCCACCGCCACAGTAAAAATTTGGAAGTCTGTGCTATACTCCACGCTACAAAAGAAGAAAGTAAAACCTTATCGCCCATCCTCTGGTTCAAAGGGAAGAAGGACCCAATTTCCTTCCCTATCTATCTGGATTTGCCGGACCCTGAGCTCAGCTCTTTCCAGAAGTTCTTCGCAATAGCGGACGAGCCTCATTCCTTCTTCGTAGAGGGCGATGGATTCTTCCAGAGAAAGTCCTCCTTCTTCCAGCTTTCTTACGGTTTCCTCCAGTTTGCGGTAAGCCTCTTCAAAAGTGAGGGGCTCCATAAGCCTATCCTCAGGGAGCAGTTCCGTAGACCATTCCCTCGGCCTGGCGGCGGACCATGGAAAGGTGTCGGGCTGCTTCCGTGTAGCCTTCCCTTTCCAGGTCTCTGCTAAGCTCATCCATCAGGCCCAAAAGCTCTGCATTTACCAGAGAAACATTGTCTTCCAGGATGCGTTTTGTCTCCTCGGGGTAAGAAGCATCCATGAGCTCGTTAACGAGCTTTATCTGAGGTGGGGCCTTACGCCGGATGATTTCCAATGCTTTCTCGGCCAGGGAGGCAAGGTCCTGCAGGGTCTCCATATCGCCCTGGTCCCTGGCCCACTCCATAGAAGCCGCCAGGATTTCCAGGAAAGCCATATTCACATCTTCAGCCCTTTCTTCCAGAGCTTTAAGACGGTCCTCGCTATCCCAGATATCCCGCAGCAAATCCCGAGCTTTGGTTAAAACTCTCCTCACTTCAGCATCTTGCCGGGCTGTTATATCCAGCAATTGATCCCTTAGCTCCCTTAACTTCTGGGCCTCCTCGGACTTGCCCTGAGCTTCTCGCTTGTCAATGCGTTCAGCCAGATCCCGGTAGAACTCGTAATCCAGGATTGGCCTTATCCGGGCCACCGCTCTTTCCAAATCTTCTCCTTTAAGCTCCATAAGCTCACTTATGAGGGCTTCTCTGGCCTCTTCCATTCTCCTGCTGAGGAACTCCTCCACCTCCTTGCGGATGCTCCCCAGCTTATTGACGAGCTCCGGTTCTTTCCTACGGTGAGCTTCGGCGACGAAGCCTGAGAGGATCTGGAAAAACATGGGGTCAATAAGCTGAATATTGGACTCCAGGATCTTACCCCATTCCTCTTTGGGGGAAGCCAACAGAGCCTCT is a window encoding:
- a CDS encoding TrkA family potassium uptake protein, which translates into the protein MYIIIVGGGKVGYYLSKTLLGSGHEVLLVEKNPQRATFLTDELGADHVWLGDGCDSRTFERIGLNRADAVIAVTGDDEDNFVICLLAKKKFGVPRTIARINNPRNAKIFTRLGVDATVSTTEIIEAQIERALPIPSLVHLLALKRGGVELVEGKVAPGSPADGQRIRDLGIPDDALIVMLVRDDQTVVPYGDTVLKAGDEILAVTSSQSKEVLKHIILGI
- the rsmI gene encoding 16S rRNA (cytidine(1402)-2'-O)-methyltransferase codes for the protein MGTLYVVGTPIGNLEDITLRALRILGEVSLIAAEDTRRARKLLEHYGIKKPVVSYHEYSGKGRIRELIKALQKGDVALISDAGMPGLSDPGYSLIKEAIEEGINVVPVPGPSALVTALVVSGLPTHSFIYLGFLPRTPSKRKDILEWASRQPHTIVLFEAPHRLIECLEELLEFFGNRPVAVARELTKLHEEIWRGTLQEALEYFQANPPIGECTLVIGGAEEERWDEETIMESLKNLLQEGLSVKEASKQLAELSGWPRSDLYRMALKIKASETKQ
- a CDS encoding bifunctional phosphoglucose/phosphomannose isomerase → MFLLDSPSAWSQWDQANMLEQIFGLPEQCRKAWEDAQRQSLPADYRGAKSVLILGMGGSAIGGDLVAALARYESPCPIVVCRDYRIPSWAGPETLVIASSYSGNTEETLAAFDQALEARARCVAVTTGGKLASLAQERGVPLWPITYIGQPRSAIGYSVLYLLRILEEAGLMGNKTEEVEKAIRLMENLRERIKPEVPTDSNPAKKLALDLYGAIPVIYGPGFLAAVARRWKGQFNENSKNWSFYEELPEAHHNAVVGYPNPSESKNKFVVIVLDSSLEHPRHEARLRITEEVLAMEGIPQRSVKIEGSTFLEQIFWSIHFGDFVSYYLALLNRADPSSVEVISYIKRRLAG
- a CDS encoding divergent PAP2 family protein, with product MGDKVLLSSFVAWSIAQTSKFLLWRWRKGKLNFRLLVSAGGMPSSHSALVSALATSVGLWEGFSSVAFAISLIFALIVMYDAAGVRRAASIQARILNQILEELFQGHPLSEKRLWELLGHTPFEVLVGAFIGMAVSIFFYWLC
- the xseB gene encoding exodeoxyribonuclease VII small subunit; its protein translation is MEPLTFEEAYRKLEETVRKLEEGGLSLEESIALYEEGMRLVRYCEELLERAELRVRQIQIDREGNWVLLPFEPEDGR
- a CDS encoding CpXC domain-containing protein; the protein is MNKTAIVTCPRCGQKFTTVIHNIVDASRNPELRELLIRGRLNVAVCPYCRAGGTLNVPIYYYNPEKELALVYLSAQVGANDLERQKVIGNLTNQLINSLPQEERKAYLLQPKVFITYRSFLEEIIKAEDIPYEEIIAEEMRLGLIEALLASPKEEWGKILESNIQLIDPMFFQILSGFVAEAHRRKEPELVNKLGSIRKEVEEFLSRRMEEAREALISELMELKGEDLERAVARIRPILDYEFYRDLAERIDKREAQGKSEEAQKLRELRDQLLDITARQDAEVRRVLTKARDLLRDIWDSEDRLKALEERAEDVNMAFLEILAASMEWARDQGDMETLQDLASLAEKALEIIRRKAPPQIKLVNELMDASYPEETKRILEDNVSLVNAELLGLMDELSRDLEREGYTEAARHLSMVRRQAEGMVYGTAP